The Drosophila nasuta strain 15112-1781.00 chromosome 2R, ASM2355853v1, whole genome shotgun sequence genome segment TAGGCAGTTCAGCATGTATCTTCAACGCTTTCTCTGCagataaaagcaaaatttagTAGCTAATCGACAAAAAATTATGCCCAAGTTATTTTACCATAATCTTCGCGTGCTGCATCCAGAATGCCATTCTCAAATTCAATATTGGCCAGCTCTGTCTGCACATCGGCCAAGTAGGGCAATCCACTGAGTCCCTGGCGTGAGAATATCTTGGCAGCTGCTTCGAGTATCTCCCAGGCCAGCTGCAAACTGCCGCTGACACCCTCGCCCTCCTCATTATCCTCCTCTTGGTCTACATCCATGCTAGCTGTTGCGCCATTGCTAGTGCTAGCTGTGACATCTCCATTACCATTCGAGGTGCTGGGACGCTCATCGTCATTGTTAGTTCCACCAGCAACGTttccattgctgctgctcactTCGTCAACTCCTGTTGGTGGCTTGGCGCCGCCCTCTTCCTTGTCAGCCTTCGAGTTTTCGGCATCGCCAGTGGAATCGGCCTCATCGGAGGGACTGCCTTCCTTGATGCTGTCCAATTTTTTACCATTTGTTGCTCCATTAGCCTTGGCTGACTTTTTGTCTTCATTGGGCTCACCGTCCTCATTGTCATCGTCCTCATCGACATCCTCGTCCTCATCGTCGGCCGCCTCGTCGGGTACATCAATTACTTTGTTCTCATCCAACGCCATCGCAATCAGCGATTTTGCATAGCTGCCAAGGTAAACAATAATCAATTCAACTGCTTCTGATAAACATTGATTACTTCACTATACTCACAGCAACAGTGGCTGTCCCAGTTCGTCGGCCAACTCGCCGTAGACCTCCTCGTATATTTGACAGACCTGGCTAAGCTCATCGGCTGCCTCGTCGTAGCTCTTAACCAGAAAGTTGCGAGATCCCTGACTGAACAATTCCTTGCCCTTCAGTATTTTCTCCTCACGATCTTGCTCTGGTTTGACGCTGTCCTCCACGACAGCCTTCTTATCGGGCGTGGTATCTGCGGCAACGGGTTCGACGGCTGTCTTCTCTGGTGCTGCAACATCGTCGGCAGCAGCCGTTGTGACAattgcttcagcttcagcggACATTTCAGCGTTTTTTGGCAAGTGAACTGCAAATGGAAGATTATAGAAATTCAGTTAATATCAGTTGATGCAAATATGGTACTGTTTACATGGAGTTATAGCTGATACAGATTTATGgacagctttttttttttacatagtattaaataaatcattaacaCCTATGAAATGAGCAGAGTATTAACTGCGTCAATCATTTCCAAAGCCATTTGGCTTTTCCCTTTTGGTTTCCATTGATttgtcaaattttttttatttacgttCTTGATTGCCACCTCAATTGGCACTTCATCCGTTGACTCCACACATAAATTCCTTTCTCCCacccaacaaaaacaaaaacttgtAGAGGTTGTGCCCTAGACGTCACCTTAGATGTATGTAGAGAGACCGGCaatgaaaatcaacaaaaataaaaatctttacTTGTATATCTTGCATTTTATTCTGCTTTTCGCCAAGACCAGAACACCGCACAACGCACAGCATTCATTTGCACACATTCCATACacattttgtacatttttctGGATCAGGTCATCCCACAATCACACACAGGCTTAAATCGTTCGACCTGCTCTTCTGCCCGCACATTTCACAAGTCATTAACACAAATCCCCCAGAGGAAAGAATTCGAAAGAGGACTACATTATGCAGTAGCCACCACACAGAGTCGAGGacataataaatgaatgagtgtgtgtctgtgtttgtcgCAGATAACGACATGAAATACATATAGTAATTACCCCAGCAGTCACTAACTCTGTTGGCCACCAAACCATTGTCGATAGACACGTGTGCTCCACCTCTTCCTACCACTCTAAGCTGCTCTAAATATAGGTCATACTGTGGTTAGCACTTGGACAAGAGCTACAAAACGTTGTAAATCGCATTGgccattttggtttttggtcaGTTTGTTTTGCGCTCGATTTCATTGACGCAGTCTGTGCACTCAATTGGGTAATTGGTTTAACTCTTGTTCTGATTGAaggtattatatatttaatacgaGATTGCTAGGCGGGCTTAAGCGGGCTAAAGTTATTGACTTTCCAGCTGTATGCATTATACAATCCATCATTCATGTTTCGAACGCTTTAAGCTTGGCTTTTGCAATGTGAATTTTATGCGTTTCCCCATCCCTTGTAATTTAACGTTCccattatgaaaatatatgtttgattaagattaattaaataatctCTTGTCTGCGTCTAAAGGAATGCAAAACCTGTCCATATCCTGTTCACTGGTCTGCCTCATCATCCTGGGCAGCGCTGCTTTGGTAGGCGCCTTTGGCGTCTGTCAGCGTCAAATCAGTGCCATTCTCATCACGGGAGTCATGTATCTGCTGGCAGGTGAGTAACTTCAGCAGGATTTAATGTTCAATTACAAACTCTACTCTCTCTCCTAGCTCTCTTTGCGCTGTTTACGCTCATGATCATCCACTTTAAACGGCAGCAAGGGCGCCCCATGCTGGACAGCGATTACGATGGCACCGTCGACGGGATTGTGGCGCGTCCCGGTGGCGTGGCCATTGTGGCCAAGCCGCTGCTGGGCTCCCGCGTGTTCCTTACCTCGTGGAGCCTCGATCTGGGATGGGGCGGTGTAGTGTTGTGTGCGATCACATCGGTGCTATGGATTCTGCTGTCAAAGATCATGCGCTACAACCCGTTCTCGGCCTTGATGATTTAGCTAAACGCCCTGCCGCTCGGCGGCTATGGCAGCTACGATAGTTATGGCAGCTATGGCAGcaccaccaacagcagcagtggcagcagcagcggcgccAGTGCCAGCTATTTGTTGGGTGTGGGTGCCACATCGTCGACGCGGCAAGCGGAGCATCGGGGCAAGGGCAAATACATACTCTGAGCTTC includes the following:
- the LOC132787108 gene encoding protein NASP homolog, coding for MSAEAEAIVTTAAADDVAAPEKTAVEPVAADTTPDKKAVVEDSVKPEQDREEKILKGKELFSQGSRNFLVKSYDEAADELSQVCQIYEEVYGELADELGQPLLLYAKSLIAMALDENKVIDVPDEAADDEDEDVDEDDDNEDGEPNEDKKSAKANGATNGKKLDSIKEGSPSDEADSTGDAENSKADKEEGGAKPPTGVDEVSSSNGNVAGGTNNDDERPSTSNGNGDVTASTSNGATASMDVDQEEDNEEGEGVSGSLQLAWEILEAAAKIFSRQGLSGLPYLADVQTELANIEFENGILDAAREDYEKALKIHAELPNKNRRALAELHYKIGLTYLMQQLNKEGAAALRNSSVLIEEEISESKAKENLTEREKSNMLDLEETRQEILVKIQEIEETQAQTIAEVRAALDSYIKPMSSSNAGAGAGSEDAAASSSTAAATANGAASSSSSSTTSAASSSAISSSSAKPTDITHLIKRKKPEEPSSEAEAVCSPAKRAAV